The DNA sequence CTCGCTCGCGGGGTCGTCGCCGACCAGTACGGTGGCGAGCCCGGGCGTCACGCCGGCGTCCTCGAAGGTCGCGATACAGTCTTCGAGGCTCGATCGAATATCGTCGGCGACGGCGTTGCCGTCGATGACGTCGGTCATAGGGGACCACTGGGAGCCGTGCTAATCAATGCCTCGGTCCGGGGAGTGGTCGGTGCCGTCCGGGCCTACTCGTAGAGCGGGAAGCGCTCGCAGAGCGCGTCGACGTCGGCCGAGACCTCCTCGACGACGCTCCCGTCGTCGGGGGCGTCCACGACGCGCGCGATACAGTCGGCGACCTCGCGGCAGGCCTCGGAATCGAAGCCGCGGGTCGTGAGCGCGGGCGTGCCCGCTCGGATCCCGCTGGCGACGAAGTTCGAGCGGGTCTCGCCCGGGACCGTGTTCGCGTTGAGCACGATGCCCGTCTCTTCGAGGGCTTCCTCGACATCTTTTCCCGTGGTGTCGGGGTGGGATTCCCGGAGGTCGCAGAGCACGAGGTGGGTGTCGGTTCCACCCGAAACCAGGCCGAGGCCGTGTTCCTGCAGCCGGTCGCCGAGCGCCGTCGCGTTCTCGACCACCTGGTTCGCGTACTCCTCGAACTCGGGTTCGAGCGCCTCGCCGAACCCGACCGCTTTGCCCGCGATGTTGTGCATCAGCGGCCCGCCCTGCATCCCGGGGATGATCGCCGCGTCGATGGCGTCGGCGTGCGCCTCGCTCGACAGGATCATCCCGCCGCGGCCCGAGCGGATGGTCTTGTGGGTGCTCCCGGTGACGAAGTCCGCGACCCCGACGGGCGAGGTGTGAACGCCGGCCGCGACCAGTCCCGTGATGTGGGCGATGTCGGCGAGCTGGTAGGCGTCGACGCTCTCGGCGATCGCCTGGAAGCGCTCCCAGTCGACCTCGCGCGGGTAGGCCGAGTAGCCCGAGATGATCATGTCGGGATCGAACGCCTTGGCGTGTTCCTCGATGGCCTCGTAGTCGAGTCGCCCGGTGTCGGGGTCGACCCCGTAGTGTTCGACCTCGTACACCTTCCCGGCGAAGTTCGCCTTGAAGCCGTGTGAGAGGTGGCCACCGTTGGTGAGGTCCATCGAGAGGATCTTGTCGCCGGGTTCGAGCGCGGCGAGGTAGACCGCCATGTTTGCCTGCGAGCCGCTGTGGGGCTGGACGTTGACGTACTCGGCCCCCCAGAGCTCCGTCGCGCGGTCGATGGCCAACTGTTCGACCTCGTCGGCGTACTCACAGCCGCCGTAGTAGCGCTCGCCGGGGTAGCCCTCGGCGTACTTGTTGGTGAGCGCGCTGCTCTGGGCGTCCATCACCGCGGGACTGACGTGATTCTCGCTCGCGATCA is a window from the Halococcus hamelinensis 100A6 genome containing:
- the glyA gene encoding serine hydroxymethyltransferase; the protein is MDYEDVRHTDPAVAEALDGELDRQRSTLSMIASENHVSPAVMDAQSSALTNKYAEGYPGERYYGGCEYADEVEQLAIDRATELWGAEYVNVQPHSGSQANMAVYLAALEPGDKILSMDLTNGGHLSHGFKANFAGKVYEVEHYGVDPDTGRLDYEAIEEHAKAFDPDMIISGYSAYPREVDWERFQAIAESVDAYQLADIAHITGLVAAGVHTSPVGVADFVTGSTHKTIRSGRGGMILSSEAHADAIDAAIIPGMQGGPLMHNIAGKAVGFGEALEPEFEEYANQVVENATALGDRLQEHGLGLVSGGTDTHLVLCDLRESHPDTTGKDVEEALEETGIVLNANTVPGETRSNFVASGIRAGTPALTTRGFDSEACREVADCIARVVDAPDDGSVVEEVSADVDALCERFPLYE